The nucleotide sequence TCATTCTGGCCACTCGTGCCGCCCTTGCGGTGGGTACTTTTGCCGTCCGCTCACGTCTGGTGGCGAACTTACGCTGCTGGTCAACGCAGACGTGGGGGAAAGAGAAAAGGAGAGCCATGGTCGGCACGGGCGAGTACCGGGCGGAGCCCGAGGCCATGCGCTCGGCGGTCGGGAACCTGGGCGGCATCATCATGCAGGGCATCAACGTCGTCGCCGACCTCGAACGCACCGTCCTTCAGCCGATGTCGTTCGCCACCTTCGGCAGCGCGGTGGCGGCGGCCAACACGGCCATGCAGAGCCAGCAGGTGGTCGCGGTCCGGACGCTCCTGCAGCTGCTGCAGCAGATCAACGGCTTCATCAAGAGCAGTGCGGACGCCTACCAGGCCGCCGACGAGGCGGTCGCGGGCGGATACGGCGGCCGTCCCGGCGGCGGCGCGGGTTCGACGTCGTCGTCGATCTGGGGCAACTCGCACGCCTCCGAGCTGGCGACCCTGGCCATCAACGACAGCGCCGGCGGGCAAGGCGAGCCGTCGTCGGTCGGCAACGTGCTGCGCTACCTGGGGGACGCGCGGCTGGGACAGCTCGGCGACCACCCGATCACCGACACGCGGTTCCACGGCGTCTCGGATTTCAACGACTGGCTGGCCGGTGACGCCGACAACCAGGCGCGGGTCGGGGTCATCGAGGTCTACGCCGGTACGGCGCGCAACTTCGGCGACGTGCCGGGCGGGGTGCACAGCGGCGACGTCGTCGTGGTCGAACCGCTCCTGTTCTCCGACAGCAAGCCGATCATCGCCATCGCCGGAGAGGGCGGGCTGCTCTACAACCACGGAATCGTCGACGCGGACATCAACGGCCTGGCGAAGGTCAGTGTCTACCGCCCGGCTTCCGTCTGACTTCCGGCCTGAGGAGCGACCATGCTGACTTACCCCAATTCCAGTGCGATGGACGCCACGGCGTCCTCGGGCGGGCCGATCACGATCCTGCCGCAGATCCTCACCGGCCAGCCGGAGCAGATCGCGAAGCACGTCCTCGAAGTGCTCAAGAAGGCCAACGAGTTCCTCACCATGTACAACGAGGTGACGAAGGCCGCCGAGCAGCTGGGCAAGATCTGGTCCGGCGCCGCGTCGGATTCCGCGTTGAAGAAGATCACCGACTCCCTGAACTCGCTGACCAAGATCATCCAGGTCGTGCAGAAGGGCGCCGAACTGCTCGGCATCGCCGGGACGCTGATCAAGACCGCCCAGACCGCCTACAAGGCGGTGGTCTCGGCGGTGAACCCGACGGTCGCGGGCCTGATGTCGAATCCGTGGACCTACGGTGCCGCGGTCGCGCTTTCCACCGCCACCAGTGCTTCGCTGCGCGCGTTCATCACCGCGATCGGCGCGCTGCTGAAGGCGCTCGGCGTGGTCGACCTCGCCAACCAGATCACCCAGATCGCCACCATCATCGGCGAGGTCCAGAAACTGTTCGGGCACAACGACGCCGGGGACAACGGCGCGGCGGGCAACTCGGCGGTCTCCGGCACCCCGGTCACCAATCCGCAGGCGCCGGGTTCGGTCGCCAGCGGTTCGGGACAGGCGGCCATCGGCGGCTCCGGTGGCGGTGCGGGCGGTGGTTCGACGCCGGGCGAGACGCCGCCGTTCACCCAGTACCGGCCGCCGGCGCTGGGCGGGAACGGATCCCAGGGCAACTGGCCCGGCGGCGCCGACGCCTGGATCCCGGTGGACAGACCCTCCGGCGGTGGCGCGGGTTCCGGAGGCTCGTACCCCGGGGCGGGCGCGGGCAACGGGAACACGGTCACCATCACCACCGACCTGAGCACCGGCAAGTCCACCGTGCAGGCGCCGGGCGGCCAGGACATCGATATCGACATCGACATGAACTACGGCGGGAAGCACTTCGAGCAGCACATCGATATCGATGCGGGAGCTGACTCACCGGCGAAGGGCAGGTAGCCGTGTGGGGAAGCGGTGTGGTCGACGCGTCGGGCGTCGTCAGTTCGATCCTGTCGAACTACCGGCGGCTCGTGGTCGAGTACCAGCGGCGGGTCACCGGTGATCCTTCGGCGCTGACCGCGGCCGGCCAGCGGTGCGGCGACCGGGCATCGACGGTTTCGGGCCGGGCGGACGAGATCGGCAAGGCGGCGAAGGCGCTCAACGCGTCTTGGGAGGGCGACGCCTACACGGCGTTCTCCGCCTCCGCCACGAAACTGAGCCAGGAACTCGGCGAGCTCGGCACGAAACTGAGCGACCAGTCGAACCGGCTGCGGGCGGGCGCGCAGGCCCTGCAGGGCGCGAAGTCCTGTGTGGACTCGATCCTCGCCCAGTTCGACCAATACGCCGCGCAACTCATCAGCCAGGCGCGGACGGCGAACGCGAACGCGGTCAACGCGTTCATCTCCGCCGCCCGGCAACTCGGCGAGCGGGCCGCGCAGGCGGCGCAGGAGATCGCCGACGAGCTGAGCGAAGAACTCGCGCGGCTGTTCCCGCCGGAGGGCACCGGCCGGATCGAGCACGAACTCGGCAAATGGGGCCGCGGCCCGCTGTACTGGCTCAACGGTGAAACGCTCGACGGCCGTAAACGCCCGCGCTCGCATCCTTCGTGGTTCGGCAACTCCGGCTGGAAGAAGCTCACCTGGGACGGCCTGGAAGGCACACGCGCCCCGCGAGCGGGTGACACCCCGTTCGGCAGGCCGAAGCCGGAGAGCCTCGGCGAAAAGGCCTGGGGCAACACCGAGATCACCTACGCCAAGTGGAAGCAGGAGCAGGACGGCTTCACCCCGGGGTGGGACGCCAAGATCTCCTCGCAGGGCTGGGACGTCAAGGCTTCCGGGCACGCCGAATTGGCCGCCTTCAAGGAAGAACTCGAACGCAAGGGCGAGTGGGGCGTCGCTTCGGGCAGTGCCAAGGGAACCGCGTTCGTCGGCGGTGAGGTGAACGGTTCGCTGCAGGCGGGCGCGCACGGGGTCGGTGTGCACGCCAACGCCTTCGTCGGCGGCAAGATCGAAGGTGAGCTCGCGGCGGACGTGGCCGGGGTGGGTGTCGGCGCGAGCGGCACCCTCCAATATGGACTCGGCGCGCAGCTCGACGGCCAGGCCGTGTACGACGCCGGGCATATCAAGGTCAACTTCAAGGCGGGTGTCGCGCTCGGCCTCGGTGCCGGGATCGGCGCGAAGATCGACATCGACCTGCCGAAGATCGCGGACACCGTCGGCGAGTACGGCGGCGCGGCCGTCGACGCGGTCAGCGGCGCGGCGGGCCAGGCGGCGGACGCCGTCGGCGAGGCGTGGGACGACGCGATCACCTACGTGGGCACGTGGTGACGGGGATGAGCGAAACGATGACGCAGGACCGGGTCTCCCTCCCGCTCGGATTCGACATCCCCGAGGGCTGGGTGCCGGTCGAGCCGGCCTCCGTCGGTGCCGAGGGCGCGGTCTTCGTGGCTGTGCACTCCGGGACGTACGCGGAGTTCACCCCGAACATCGCCCTGAGCATCGGGCAACGGCCCGACCAGGCGGAGATCACCGGTATCGCCGATGAGGCCGTCGAACGCCTCGGCCGGTCCACGGCCGCGCTCGAAGTGGTGCGGCGCAAGGTGATCGGCACCGGGATCGCGCCGGGGGTGACGCAGGTGCTGCGCATCCGCACCGGCGAAGGGCAGGATCTCGTACAGACGCAGGTGTTGCTGACCGTGCCGGGGGCGTCCCCGGCCGAGCGGCTGATCCTCGAAATCGCCTGTACCGCAACACCCGAGGCGGCCCGTGGCCTCGGCGACGACTTCCGGCGGTTCGTGGGCAGCGTCCACGTCCGGCGGGATTTCACCGCTGATGAAGGAGAAGACTCGTGACCACCGACCCCTACGCCATGCCGGACATGGACGAGTTGCTGGACCAGGTCCGCAAGCAGACCGAAGAGGTGCAGCGTATCCAGCGTTCGGTCGAGGCGATGGAGGTCAAGGCGCACTCGCGGCAGAACGAGGTCACCGTCGTGCTGCGCGGTGACGGCCGGTTCACCTCGATCGACATCGACCCGCGCGCGGTGCGGCAGTACGACGCGCGCAACCTCTCGGAGATCGTGCTGGAGGCGGTCAACAACGGGCTGCAGAAACTGGCCGAGGCCAGCAGCGCCAAGTTCGCCCCGGTCATCGAGTCCGCCAAGTCGATCGAAGCATGACGGCCGCGATCGCGGGCTCCACCCGGCGCGTCACGGTGGTGACACCGAGGGCGCGCGTCGACGTGGCGCTGCCGCAGCAGAGCACGTTCGCCGAACTC is from Amycolatopsis lurida and encodes:
- a CDS encoding WXG100 family type VII secretion target, coding for MVDASGVVSSILSNYRRLVVEYQRRVTGDPSALTAAGQRCGDRASTVSGRADEIGKAAKALNASWEGDAYTAFSASATKLSQELGELGTKLSDQSNRLRAGAQALQGAKSCVDSILAQFDQYAAQLISQARTANANAVNAFISAARQLGERAAQAAQEIADELSEELARLFPPEGTGRIEHELGKWGRGPLYWLNGETLDGRKRPRSHPSWFGNSGWKKLTWDGLEGTRAPRAGDTPFGRPKPESLGEKAWGNTEITYAKWKQEQDGFTPGWDAKISSQGWDVKASGHAELAAFKEELERKGEWGVASGSAKGTAFVGGEVNGSLQAGAHGVGVHANAFVGGKIEGELAADVAGVGVGASGTLQYGLGAQLDGQAVYDAGHIKVNFKAGVALGLGAGIGAKIDIDLPKIADTVGEYGGAAVDAVSGAAGQAADAVGEAWDDAITYVGTW
- a CDS encoding WXG100 family type VII secretion target produces the protein MVGTGEYRAEPEAMRSAVGNLGGIIMQGINVVADLERTVLQPMSFATFGSAVAAANTAMQSQQVVAVRTLLQLLQQINGFIKSSADAYQAADEAVAGGYGGRPGGGAGSTSSSIWGNSHASELATLAINDSAGGQGEPSSVGNVLRYLGDARLGQLGDHPITDTRFHGVSDFNDWLAGDADNQARVGVIEVYAGTARNFGDVPGGVHSGDVVVVEPLLFSDSKPIIAIAGEGGLLYNHGIVDADINGLAKVSVYRPASV
- a CDS encoding YbaB/EbfC family nucleoid-associated protein, with product MTTDPYAMPDMDELLDQVRKQTEEVQRIQRSVEAMEVKAHSRQNEVTVVLRGDGRFTSIDIDPRAVRQYDARNLSEIVLEAVNNGLQKLAEASSAKFAPVIESAKSIEA